One stretch of Miscanthus floridulus cultivar M001 chromosome 18, ASM1932011v1, whole genome shotgun sequence DNA includes these proteins:
- the LOC136521048 gene encoding protein METHYLENE BLUE SENSITIVITY 1-like: MTGKAKPKKHTAKEIAEKIAAATTNRGGGKAGQADRLGQDKGGHAKLACPLCRIPAPDIKSMQIHHEARHPKLPFEPEKLVNLHSSAPAEATTSKPKPGVRGSLKK, from the coding sequence ATGACGGGGAAGGCGAAGCCGAAGAAGCACACGGCGAAGGAGATCGCCGAGAAGATCGCCGCGGCGACGACGAACCGCGGCGGCGGCAAGGCTGGGCAGGCGGACCGGCTGGGGCAGGACAAGGGTGGGCACGCGAAGCTGGCGTGCCCACTCTGCCGCATCCCGGCGCCCGACATCAAGTCTATGCAGATCCACCATGAGGCGCGCCACCCCAAGCTTCCCTtcgagccggagaagctcgtcaACCTGCACTCCTCCGCCCCCGCCGAGGCCACCACCTCCAAGCCCAAGCCCGGCGTCCGCGGCAGCCTCAAGAAGTAG